The proteins below come from a single Methyloprofundus sedimenti genomic window:
- the ribF gene encoding bifunctional riboflavin kinase/FAD synthetase, translated as MQLIRGVQKLQSIASGCVLTIGNFDGVHKGHSVVINKLAEKGQLLGLPVVVMVFEPQPLEFFLKDNAPSRLTRLREKIIHFKDLPVDNLLIVNFNQRFADLDPAYFIQEILVQRLNVKYLVVGDDFHFGKARRGNFALLQEAGDKYNFKVIDTASYSVKGSRVSSTLIRDALNNGDLASAESMLGRNYSVCGRVVHGEKLGRKIGFPTANIQMQRKNTPIQGVFAVTMTGIGEKPVYGVANVGTKPTVNGGAKVLLETHLFDFNQDIYGKYVEVHFKYKIRSEMRFQSVDDLKRQIQLDTAQAKTLMHI; from the coding sequence ATGCAGCTAATTCGTGGTGTACAAAAGCTACAGTCCATTGCTTCTGGATGTGTGCTTACAATCGGCAACTTCGACGGTGTACATAAAGGCCATAGTGTTGTTATCAACAAGTTAGCTGAAAAAGGGCAATTGTTAGGTTTGCCAGTGGTCGTTATGGTATTTGAGCCACAACCACTGGAATTTTTTCTTAAAGATAACGCGCCATCACGATTAACGCGATTAAGAGAAAAAATAATTCATTTCAAGGATTTGCCCGTAGATAATTTACTAATTGTCAATTTTAATCAACGTTTTGCAGATTTAGACCCCGCGTATTTTATTCAGGAAATATTAGTGCAGCGTTTAAATGTTAAATACTTGGTCGTAGGCGATGATTTCCACTTTGGTAAAGCTCGGCGAGGTAATTTTGCGTTATTACAGGAGGCCGGGGACAAATATAATTTTAAGGTGATCGATACAGCGTCTTATTCAGTTAAGGGCAGTAGGGTCAGTAGTACTTTGATTAGAGACGCCCTTAATAATGGTGATTTAGCCAGTGCTGAGTCGATGTTAGGGCGTAATTATTCAGTATGTGGTCGAGTTGTTCATGGAGAAAAACTGGGACGAAAGATCGGTTTTCCTACGGCAAATATACAAATGCAACGAAAAAATACGCCAATACAAGGCGTATTTGCCGTGACTATGACAGGTATAGGCGAAAAGCCGGTATATGGCGTAGCAAATGTCGGCACTAAGCCAACGGTTAATGGCGGTGCAAAAGTGTTATTGGAAACACATTTGTTTGATTTTAACCAGGATATTTATGGAAAGTATGTAGAAGTGCATTTCAAATACAAAATAAGGAGTGAGATGCGCTTTCAATCAGTGGATGATTTAAAACGGCAGATTCAATTGGATACTGCACAAGCCAAGACTTTAATGCATATTTAG